From one Vibrio neonatus genomic stretch:
- a CDS encoding bile acid:sodium symporter family protein yields the protein MVLAIALAILTPDWGKSGGVLHLDTITVLGIALVFFLHGLGLSPKAISDGVTNWKLHIYVQCATFVAYPLLWLVFGKGMLAYMPAALAFGFCYLFVLPSTISSSVAMTSIGKGNLPGAIFNASLSSILGVFITPLLIQAFMGMEGADLNLLDSVISISKMLLLPMVLGQLLRPWLLEWTQKHKSVVNKLDKYVILTIVYSAFCDSIEHGIWSDFSLPLLIASIVICFLVLVVMVHAIQWGARKVGFAHQDEVAAVFCGSKKTLAAGIPMAKVIFAHNPNLGMILLPIMLYHPIQIFYCAILANRYAKVNIAH from the coding sequence ATGGTACTGGCAATAGCGCTAGCCATACTGACTCCTGATTGGGGTAAAAGCGGCGGAGTGCTGCACCTTGATACCATCACTGTTCTAGGCATCGCGTTAGTATTCTTTTTGCATGGCTTAGGCTTATCGCCAAAAGCCATTTCCGATGGTGTAACCAACTGGAAACTTCATATCTATGTGCAGTGCGCCACCTTTGTTGCCTATCCATTGTTATGGCTAGTGTTCGGCAAGGGAATGTTAGCCTACATGCCCGCAGCGCTCGCTTTTGGTTTCTGTTATCTGTTTGTGCTACCGAGCACAATTTCTTCCTCAGTTGCCATGACCTCAATTGGCAAAGGCAATCTCCCTGGCGCCATCTTTAACGCTTCGTTATCCAGTATCTTAGGTGTATTTATCACGCCACTGCTTATTCAAGCGTTTATGGGAATGGAAGGGGCCGACCTAAACCTACTAGATTCTGTCATCTCAATTTCTAAGATGTTGCTATTGCCTATGGTGTTAGGCCAACTGCTACGCCCTTGGTTGTTAGAGTGGACACAAAAGCACAAAAGCGTGGTCAACAAGCTAGATAAGTACGTCATCCTTACTATTGTTTACAGCGCATTTTGTGATTCTATTGAACACGGCATATGGAGCGACTTCTCACTGCCATTGTTAATCGCCTCAATCGTGATTTGCTTCCTAGTGCTGGTGGTCATGGTGCACGCCATTCAATGGGGCGCAAGAAAAGTCGGCTTTGCCCACCAAGACGAAGTGGCCGCTGTGTTTTGTGGCTCGAAAAAGACCCTAGCCGCAGGTATCCCAATGGCAAAAGTGATTTTTGCGCATAATCCTAATTTAGGCATGATTTTACTGCCGATCATGCTTTATCACCCTATTCAAATTTTTTATTGTGCGATATTGGCTAACCGTTATGCCAAGGTAAATATAGCTCACTAG